TAATATatttttaggattttttttggtCTGCTTATATATATTTGAATTTATTTGAATGCCCCAAAATGTGGTAACTCACCTATACATCAACCCGACACAGCACACCACGCAGGCAAGAACCATCACACCAAAAATTATGGCGGCAGTTCCAGCTGGAGAACCTCCAGAGGCTATGATGGGAAGCAAATTATACAAATGAGTAAACAAACAATTCAATCAGTGAGTGACTTTAATGTGTGTTTCATTCCCCTACCTACTGCCACGCTGACACGGGCACTCGCCATGGCAAGACTGACATCGTTGGTCAAGGAGACATTGAGACAGAAAACGCCTGAGTCATTGAAGAACTGGCGAAGGACCATTTGGCAGTCAGGAGAGGGCGTGGCTGCACCGCAGACCGTTTCCATTGGTGTGATACAGTCAGCATCGGAAATGACCGTGCAGACCTCACTTGGTAAACTAGGGCAAAGATCAGAAAATATcaacaaaaagcattttgagaTGCACATATTCCAGAATTTTCAGTACATTTGTCGGTAAATGTGACATCAGTGATTCAGCTGTAGCATGTTTTGAatgcaaattaatccctcaccTTCCTTGACAGCTAATTGTGACATCCACAGCATTCTGAGCCAGTTCAGTGACCAGTGACACAACATTGGACATCTGTACAATCTCGACACTTTCAATTCCCTCTGCATGACCAAAATAAAGAGAGCATTATAAGCCGATATTGTTTCTATTGAGCTTAAAATTCTTGTTTTACGACTTACGGACGACATCAACGGACGTGATAAGGGAGCCGTAACGGTAGACCATGCAGTCGGCGGAAACTTCTGGCGCTTGTCTTTTGACCACAACAAGGGCAACTTGTGCTGGATCTACTTCAACTTCAGTTTGGACTTCTCCTTCGGTTAGAACCTCTTCATCGGCCGCTGAAATTAAAGTTGCGCAGTGGAGAATTTGCATTGTTTGTAGTCTGAATGCTGGTGCCCCACTGAAATatctcaaaaaacaaaaaaaaagttttttaacaCACCTTCTGGAGCTGCCGTGGCAACAGCACCATCGTTGTCAGTCTCACTCATTTCGGCCTCAGCATCAGCTGCCTCTGCTTCTTCTACAGTGGTGCTCTCAGTGGCTGCGGGGACGACGACATTAGCAATGGCGGCTTCTGTTTCAGCCTGAACCACCTCTGCAGTGtcttcagcagcagcagccaccgCAGCGTCGTCTTCCGCCGCTATGGTAACTTCAGGGAGGACCGGGGCGACTGTCGCCACAGCGTCAACCACAGCCCCATCCTCCGCAGCTTCATCCTCCACAGCTTCATCCACAACAGCAGTTTCATCCACAACGGCAGTTTCAACATCTGTTGTGTCTTCAGCTGCAGCTACATCTTCTGCAGCAGCGTCAACCTCTGCAGCGGGAGCGGCAGTGGCGGCTGGGTCTTGTTCTGCCGGAGCAACGGCCGCTGTGTCGATCGGTGCGGGTGCTGCTGAGACAGTCTCAATTTCCTGGGCTCCTTCGTCAATTGCGACCTCTGCGTCGGCGGCTTCAGCCGGCTGCACGGAGGCCTCGACTGGAGTAGCGTCAGGGACTGGCTCATCAACCGCTGCTGCTGGGTCAGTGTCAGGGGCGGGGACATCTGCCGCTGCAGGGTCGGCTGCAGGGTCGGCTGCTGGGTCGGCTGCTGGGTCGGCTGCTGGGTCGGCTGCTGGGTCGGCTGCTGGAGTCACGACTGGAGCTGTATCATATAACATAGAAAGAGCCTTCACTATGACACAGTGCCAAATGGTTTTCATTTCTTTACattataaatagaaaaaaatacatatatagccCGcccattattttttattgcctAGACGTACATTTTAATGTGCCGACAGTGTAATTGAGGGTGGCATAAAACCCATCATATTGGTCATGTACCATATGACCAACCTCAGTGACATTTCCACATTTAAAATCTTACCAGCAGTTGGGGTTAAACAACCATTGGGGATGCTCGCCATCAAAACCACTTGTGGTTTGAAGGTCCCCACTGACATGTATGTGTGCGTGACACTGCGCTCCCTGGAGATCAGAGTTCCGGTGCTGTCGCCGAAATCCCAACTGAAGCTGATATCAGCGCTGCTCAAGTATTGGCTGGGATCGTGAAGGTCGACATTGAAAGCAATGGCTCGGTTCTGGATGAAGTTGGAGTCATCTTGGTTTATGTCATTGACTTGAGCCAGAGATACGGTGAAGGGAACTTGATCTGATGATGCAGAGATATAATACAAACGTCATTATGATATTTAAGATAATATAAAAGGTTCCACATAATTTGATGGGTCACCAGTGATGGTGAAAAGCGTGGAGGCGTAGCCAAGGGGGATGAACTTGTTTTTTCCACGGCAGTGATAGATGATAACTTCCATGCTGTAGGAGCCCAGGGAGGCATCATTTGTTGAGATGGTGAGCGAAGAGGAGGGTCCATCTGCCACCTGCCAGTACTTTCCTGAAACACGTGTGATCATTATTAGGAACTATTGCCTCGAACATACTCTTCAGAAAGTATCTACGCAGACTCCTTAACCAAATGTAATCAGTTGACTACCCAAATATCTCTTGTATACttgtttggtctttttttttttttaaattatggttTGATATTTTTGTACTAGCAATATTCTTACCCCATGTCTTCCAAACATAGACGTAACGGGGCGGCTGCCTGTCC
This genomic interval from Syngnathus typhle isolate RoL2023-S1 ecotype Sweden linkage group LG11, RoL_Styp_1.0, whole genome shotgun sequence contains the following:
- the pmela gene encoding premelanosome protein a isoform X1, with product MIIPVQELLKESERTPPKSLRTLSLRQEQLLSSGTRHTTEDKMKTLVLLLLMALALTSTTAQRPRSQFTRYRSWNSRMYPVWKDGDPRFRNCWSGGPVAFDLKNDAPTLLGAKSTFNINLVFPENQTVLADGQVVWARNCTVDGQQYQAGQAVYPDQSNELTGVFPDGTPFTRIRDRQPPRYVYVWKTWGKYWQVADGPSSSLTISTNDASLGSYSMEVIIYHCRGKNKFIPLGYASTLFTITDQVPFTVSLAQVNDINQDDSNFIQNRAIAFNVDLHDPSQYLSSADISFSWDFGDSTGTLISRERSVTHTYMSVGTFKPQVVLMASIPNGCLTPTAAPVVTPAADPAADPAADPAADPAADPAADPAAADVPAPDTDPAAAVDEPVPDATPVEASVQPAEAADAEVAIDEGAQEIETVSAAPAPIDTAAVAPAEQDPAATAAPAAEVDAAAEDVAAAEDTTDVETAVVDETAVVDEAVEDEAAEDGAVVDAVATVAPVLPEVTIAAEDDAAVAAAAEDTAEVVQAETEAAIANVVVPAATESTTVEEAEAADAEAEMSETDNDGAVATAAPEAADEEVLTEGEVQTEVEVDPAQVALVVVKRQAPEVSADCMVYRYGSLITSVDVVQGIESVEIVQMSNVVSLVTELAQNAVDVTISCQGSLPSEVCTVISDADCITPMETVCGAATPSPDCQMVLRQFFNDSGVFCLNVSLTNDVSLAMASARVSVAVASGGSPAGTAAIIFGVMVLACVVCCVGLMYSRRFKQYQPLSEDNNGGRSAVTSAPLLLWNLLMRQSPGESRPLLQGRIV
- the pmela gene encoding premelanosome protein a isoform X2; amino-acid sequence: MIIPVQELLKESERTPPKSLRTLSLRQEQLLSSGTRHTTEDKMKTLVLLLLMALALTSTTAQRPRSQFTRYRSWNSRMYPVWKDGDPRFRNCWSGGPVAFDLKNDAPTLLGAKSTFNINLVFPENQTVLADGQVVWARNCTVDGQQYQAGQAVYPDQSNELTGVFPDGTPFTRIRDRQPPRYVYVWKTWGKYWQVADGPSSSLTISTNDASLGSYSMEVIIYHCRGKNKFIPLGYASTLFTITDQVPFTVSLAQVNDINQDDSNFIQNRAIAFNVDLHDPSQYLSSADISFSWDFGDSTGTLISRERSVTHTYMSVGTFKPQVVLMASIPNGCLTPTAAPVVTPAADPAADPAADPAADPAADPAADPAAADVPAPDTDPAAAVDEPVPDATPVEASVQPAEAADAEVAIDEGAQEIETVSAAPAPIDTAAVAPAEQDPAATAAPAAEVDAAAEDVAAAEDTTDVETAVVDETAVVDEAVEDEAAEDGAVVDAVATVAPVLPEVTIAAEDDAAVAAAAEDTAEVVQAETEAAIANVVVPAATESTTVEEAEAADAEAEMSETDNDGAVATAAPEAADEEVLTEGEVQTEVEVDPAQVALVVVKRQAPEVSADCMVYRYGSLITSVDVVQGIESVEIVQMSNVVSLVTELAQNAVDVTISCQGSLPSEVCTVISDADCITPMETVCGAATPSPDCQMVLRQFFNDSGVFCLNVSLTNDVSLAMASARVSVAVASGGSPAGTAAIIFGVMVLACVVCCVGLMYRRFKQYQPLSEDNNGGRSAVTSAPLLLWNLLMRQSPGESRPLLQGRIV